A stretch of Chroicocephalus ridibundus chromosome 24, bChrRid1.1, whole genome shotgun sequence DNA encodes these proteins:
- the ZNF385A gene encoding zinc finger protein 385A has product MLRAPGPLGPPPARLLLPEAAAAALRLLPPLPTMEPVPKVLGAALAKPRRPVIACSVCQIRFNSESQAAAHYQGNRHARRLKGLEAARARRGGDTPDTPDPPAPAPAPETPDRPGVVPLPPHDIPNTCVPLGGVLVTPASSPPPPQPPGRPGPPRPPLPPRLWLPRGVGGRGGARGGGEEEEEEKAKAKRLLYCALCKVAVNSLSQLEAHNKGTKHKTLVEARSGLGPIRAFPRLGGAAGTPPAEAPERSFHCQICNVRLNSELQLKQHISSRRHRDGVAGKPNPLLSRHKKPRTPPELAPLPFPKELPKALAGGGLLPPPLALAAAAAAMAAPPLALRPPGPPLLPGPPLAPALLRPAPGPLRPAHTPLLFSPY; this is encoded by the exons ATGCTGCGGGCCCCGGGCCCGctggggccgccccccgcccgcctcctgCTGcccgaggccgccgccgccgccctgcggctgctgccgccgctgcccacC atGGAGCCGGTGCCGAAGGTGCTGGGGGCGGCGCTGGCCAAGCCCCGGCGCCCCGTCATCGCCTGCAGCGTCTGCCAGATCCGCTTCAACTCCgag AGCCAGGCGGCCGCGCACTACCAGGGCAACCGCCACGCTCGCCGCCTGAAGGGGCTGGAGGCCGCCCGAGCCCGCCGCGGGGGGGACACCCCTGacacccccgacccccccgcgcccgccccggcaCCGGAGACGCCCGACCGCCCAG GGGTGGTCCCACTGCCCCCCCATGACATCCCCAACACCTGCGTGcccctggggggggtcctggtcACCCCC GcgagcagccccccgcccccgcagcccccggggcgcccgggcccccctcgccccccactgcccccccggcTGTGGCTGccgaggggtgtgggggggcgcgggggggcgcggggggggggggaggaagaggaggaggagaaggcgaaGGCCAAGCGGCTGCTGTACTGCGCCCTCTGCAAGGTGGCCGTCAACTCCCTGTCCCAGCTGGAGGCGCACAACAAAG GGACGAAGCACAAGACGCTGGTGGAGGCGCGCAGCGGGCTGGGGCCCATCCGCGCCTTCCCGCGGCtggggggggccgcggggacccccccggccgaGGCCCCCGAGCGCTCCTTCCACTGCCAGATCTGCAACGTCCGCCTCAACTCCGAGCTCCAGCTCAAGCAG cacatcTCCAGCCGGCGGCACCGGGACGGGGTGGCCGGAAAACCCAACCCGCTGCTGAGCCGCCACAAGAAACCCCGGACCCCCCCGGAGCTG GCGCCGCTGCCCTTCCCCAAGGAGCTGCCGAAggcgctggctgggggggggctgctgccgccccccCTGGCCCTGGCGGCCGCCGCTGCTGCCATGGCCGCCCCCCCGCTGGCCctgcgcccccccggcccccccctcctgcccgggcCCCCCCTGGCACCCGCCCTGCTGCGCCCCGCGCCCGGGCCCCTGCGTCCCGCACACacccccctcctcttctccccttactga